TTATAACAATTCTGTATTCTGTTTGAATTAAGAGTCAGGTTAGTGTAGGAGAACTGGCGATAAATAACAGTGAGTTACATTTAATAGACTTATTAAAAATTTTGGCTCTCCCAGAGTAACTATGGTAAAATAATATAAATAGTTAAATAAATCTTAGATAATTTAGATTGTTTAATAGAGCAAACCCAAGCTATAAATAGAATTCTAGACTAATTAAATAATATAAAAATTCAAAAATATTGATATTAAAACAAGGGTTTTAATAAATATGCCATCTAATCCCTTACTTCATTTCATTACTAAAGTTATTAATCTTGAAGATGTCAAGGTTATTAATTACCATTTTCTTACAGATGATGAAATAGTAATAGAAATTGAAAATAAGCTGAAAGTTGCTAAATGCCCTCACTGTGGAAATACCTCCGATAAAATCCATCAAAATCATTGGTATAGAGTCAGAGATATACCCCTAAGCGATTATCAAGTATTGTTAAAAGTAAATCGTCGTCAGTTGAAATGTCAAAAATGTCAGAAAGTATTCAGTGAAGAGTTAGATTTTATCAAAGCCAGAAGAACTTATACAAAAAGACTGGCGATGAAAGTAATTAAGGAAGTATTAGAAACTAATGTAAAGAGTGCAGCCATCAGAAATAGAATGACAACCTCTGAGGTGGAAACAGTATTAAAAGAACTGGAAGTTGATTTACTCACAGAAAAACCTAAGAAGTTAAAAAAGTTGGGGATAGATGAAATCACCCAGTTAAAAGGAGGAAAAAATTATGCGGCAGTTCTGGTGGACTTAGAAACAAGAAAACCAATAGCATTATTGGAGAAAAGAAATAAAGCAGTAATAGCAGAATACTTATCTAGTCTAGGTTTAGAGATTTTAACCCAAATAGAAGAAGTTAGCATAGATTTATGGATACCATATAAAAGTTTAATCCAAGAAATGATGCCAAATGCTCAAATAGTAGCCGATAGATTCCATGTCATGAAACAAATAAACGAGGAGTTAGATCAAAAGAGAAAGAAAGCAAAAAGAGCAGCAGAAAAAATTAAAAATAAGAAAGAGAGAGAAAGTACATTAGCGGGGTTGACTCATAGTAAATACCCTTTATTAAAGAAAAAAGAAAACCTTAACTCCGCGGAAAATGCGAAGATAGAATCAGTGGAGAAAGTTGCCCCTGAGCTAGGAAGAATGTATCGAATCAAAGAAGGACTTAGAGATATATTTGACAGTCAAATAACCAGTGATGAAGCCTTATATAAATTCCTAGAATGGACAGAAACAGCTTATAAATACTTCCCGAAAAGTTGTCGAACAATAAGTAGATGGATAGATGAGATTCTCGCTTATTTTGATAGCCGAACTACTCAAGGAGTTGTTGAAGGAATTAATCAAAAGATTAAGCTGATTAAAAGAAGAGCTTATGGTTTAACTAACTTTGATAATTTTAGAAGAAGAATTTTACTCAATTGGTATTTCTGCTACTAATTTATCATATCTAATCTGGGAGAGCCAAAATTATTAAGGATATATTTATACAAAAAATCTGCGCTAGAATTACCAGAAAAATATACTTTTGAATTGTAACTATGCGCTTTGCTAATGCTGAGGAAGCAGACTATCCTCCAAAAAAATATAGAATTGATACTCACAACTTTAATGGAGATGACTTTGGACGATTAATTTCTCTAATCCGCAAAGATGCTGGTGAAACTGAAATTGATTCTTTTCTAAGACGTAGGCTTTCTCTACTATCATTTACTTCTAGCTTTTTTCGTACTGGTCATCATGATACTTGGATCATTCCCCAACCTGAGATAAAACCACGAGGTTTTGCGAATGGAGCAGGAAAGATTCCAGATTACCTCTTTGCTGGTGAAAACTCAGATGGAATAACGTGGTGGGTTGTAGATTTTAAGTCGCCAAAACACCACCTTTACAAAGATGATAAAAATGGTCGAGTTGTTGAAACTGCTCCGTTAGCAAGTGGTATTAGTCAGTTAAGAGATTACATTCGCTACTGCACTGAACATCAAGGATTTATTCGAGAAACACTAGGGCTTAAATCTTTTACTTCTCCTTTAGGAGTCATTATCATTGGGCGAGAATGTGAACTCAAAAAAGATTTGAGGAAGCAAGCTTATAAAGCACAGTTTAATAAAGATACACAAACTATCCAGATAAGGACTTTTGACGCTTTTCTTCATCAAATTGAGTTTTATTCAAGAACCTCTTACAAGTTACCTTTTCTAGCTAAGCTCTACAAATCTATTTTCGTCACAGATGAGTTATCACCTTGGGATAGATGGTGCAACTATTCATCATCAGAAGACTAAGTTTCAGATTCATAGGACTTACCTAAGCACACTCTATGAATTCTTCTCTACGAGACCGGAGGTGAAGGCGTTATTGGCAGCTTGGTGAAGCAGTCCGGTCTTGCAAATCCAAAATTTTGTTTATGGATGACGTCCAAAAGCGAGTTTCAATACAGTGAACCTTAAAGTTTAATTTTGAATTCTGAACTGTTTACCTTGCCCATTGCTGCAAGATGTAATCGTAAAAAGCATCTTTATCTACTTTATCCATTGCAGAAATTTTACGACCACCTGCAACTACTTTAGTACGCCCCTGGCTAAGTCCTGTGGTGATGATTTCTGTTTCCCATTCGCGTAATCGATAGAATTCCGGGTGTCCCAGATAAGCAGTTGCCAGCACATCCCAGAAATAATAATCTTGGGGAATGACTAGTGCATAACATTGTCCAGCTAAATCAGAAATAGGATAGTGGCGTTGTCGCCCCATCTTTTGCACTAATTCTGATGTGACAGGGACATTATTAGTCAAATCCAAAGGACACATAATAATTTCAATTTGTGTTTGCCACACCCGCGCCGCTGAAACTGCATCCCAATAAACATTCCACTCAGCAGAACCATCTTGTCCTGGTTCGAGATTTTTTTCCACATTGCCAAAGACATTTAATGCACCTCCCATCCAAACAATCTTGTGAATCTTCGCTTCAATGTCGGGTGCTTTTTCCAGCGCTACTGCAACCGTTGTCAAAGGCCCAGTTACCATCAGCGTCACTGGTTCAGATGCTTCGCGCAATACCTTGACCATAAAATCTTGACCAGTTTCTGCAAGCAGAGGCGTGTTAATGGTTTCGCTTTGATTGAGAATGGGAAGATGGTCAATGATAAACGAATCGCGCCTATAGAGACTGGGGAATGGGTTGACACCACGTACCGTGCTTTCTGCAACCTGGATATGAGAAAATCCCATCAAATCAATAATTTTTCGTGTGGCACTAACAGCCGGTTGGATGTAGCAATCAGCCGGAGTAACGACGACACCGAGGAGTTCAATATGATCCATTGTTAACAGCAGCATAGTTGCTAGATAATCATCTACACCACCATCGTGATCCATTAATACGAGTTGTTTTGACATAAAAGGAGAATTAATATGGACGAGTTTATGGAAACTGCTATTCAAGAAGCAAAACAAG
This region of Nostoc sp. UHCC 0302 genomic DNA includes:
- a CDS encoding Shedu anti-phage system protein SduA domain-containing protein; protein product: MRFANAEEADYPPKKYRIDTHNFNGDDFGRLISLIRKDAGETEIDSFLRRRLSLLSFTSSFFRTGHHDTWIIPQPEIKPRGFANGAGKIPDYLFAGENSDGITWWVVDFKSPKHHLYKDDKNGRVVETAPLASGISQLRDYIRYCTEHQGFIRETLGLKSFTSPLGVIIIGRECELKKDLRKQAYKAQFNKDTQTIQIRTFDAFLHQIEFYSRTSYKLPFLAKLYKSIFVTDELSPWDRWCNYSSSED
- a CDS encoding nucleoside hydrolase — protein: MSKQLVLMDHDGGVDDYLATMLLLTMDHIELLGVVVTPADCYIQPAVSATRKIIDLMGFSHIQVAESTVRGVNPFPSLYRRDSFIIDHLPILNQSETINTPLLAETGQDFMVKVLREASEPVTLMVTGPLTTVAVALEKAPDIEAKIHKIVWMGGALNVFGNVEKNLEPGQDGSAEWNVYWDAVSAARVWQTQIEIIMCPLDLTNNVPVTSELVQKMGRQRHYPISDLAGQCYALVIPQDYYFWDVLATAYLGHPEFYRLREWETEIITTGLSQGRTKVVAGGRKISAMDKVDKDAFYDYILQQWAR
- a CDS encoding ISL3 family transposase → MPSNPLLHFITKVINLEDVKVINYHFLTDDEIVIEIENKLKVAKCPHCGNTSDKIHQNHWYRVRDIPLSDYQVLLKVNRRQLKCQKCQKVFSEELDFIKARRTYTKRLAMKVIKEVLETNVKSAAIRNRMTTSEVETVLKELEVDLLTEKPKKLKKLGIDEITQLKGGKNYAAVLVDLETRKPIALLEKRNKAVIAEYLSSLGLEILTQIEEVSIDLWIPYKSLIQEMMPNAQIVADRFHVMKQINEELDQKRKKAKRAAEKIKNKKERESTLAGLTHSKYPLLKKKENLNSAENAKIESVEKVAPELGRMYRIKEGLRDIFDSQITSDEALYKFLEWTETAYKYFPKSCRTISRWIDEILAYFDSRTTQGVVEGINQKIKLIKRRAYGLTNFDNFRRRILLNWYFCY